One Novosphingobium sp. 9U genomic window, TCACGATGGCATCCGAGAACAAAGCCGTGCCCGCCACCAATGCCGAGACCACGTCGACCAACGTCGTGGCCCTGCCCAAGCGTCCCGAGGCGACCACCCCGTCCGAAAAGGCGATCGGCTTCGTCAAGGAACATCCGGTGCTCACCGTCGTCGGCGGCGTTGCCGTGGGTCTCGCCATCAGCGCCTTGATCCCGCGTAGCTTCAGCCGCCGCTTCGCGAAGAAAGCCTATCGTTATGCGGAGGCTGGTGCTGCCGCCGCGCTGTCGTTCGGACAGGATGCGGTCGACGAGGCGGAAGACGGTAGCGCGGTTGCGCGCAAGAAGGCGGCACTGCTCGCCTCCAGGGCAGAAAAGTTGAGCGAAAAGGCCGCCGAGCGCGCCGAGAAGCTGAGCGAGAAGGCCATTGCCCGGGCCGAGAAGCTGGGCGTTGCTGCACTCGGCACCGCGACCGTGCTGGGCCATGCAGCTGCCGAGCGTGCGGAACGTCTCGGCCATGTCGCTGCCGTTCGTGCCGAGGATCTGGGGGGCCGCGCGTCCGACCGCCTCAGCCAGTTGGGTGACAAGGCACTGGTGCAGTCGAGCAAGCTGTTCGGCGTTCCAGCGGCCTCGACCAGCGTCGCTGACCGCATACTGGACAAAGCGCACGGCGTAAGGGCGCGTATCCGCGGCTGAGGGTTGCACACCGGGGCAGCGTGCGCGTAGGGGTCGCCCTCACCCTCGTAAGGATTTCGGCTCCTCCCCATGCAGAAACTCCACCTTGTGATGGGCGGCCGGGTCAAGGACCCGCGCACGCTCGAATACACCGACCTCAGCTCGCTAGACATCGTCGGCGTCTTCCCGGACTACGCCTCGGCTGAGGATGCCTGGCGCGCAAGCGCCCAGCGCACCGTCGACGATGCCGAGATGAAGTACGTGATCGTGCACTTGCACCGCCTGCTCCAGCCCGACCTGCCGACCGACACCACAGCCCGGTGATCAGGACATTTCGGCCGGGCGACGAACATGCGCTCCGGGACATCCACCTCGCCTCGATCACGAAGGTCGGGCCGCTGGCGTACAACCCCGCGCAAGTCGCCGCCTGGGCCACCAAGACGCGTGAAGCGAGCGAGTGGCTCGAGTGGCACGACTATGGCGATCGCATCACCATCGCCTTCGCCGAGAATGGCGCGCCCGCGGCGTTCACGCTGCTTGAAGCGGATGGTCATCTCGACATGCTCTACTGCCATCCCGATCATGTGCGGCAGGGCCACGCCCTTCGCCTGGTCGAGGAGGCGAGCGCTTTCGGCCGCTCGCAGGGGCTGTCGACCATCACTACCGACGCGAGCGAATTGGCGCGCCCGGTGTTCCTGGCGGCCGGATACCAAGTCGACGAGCGGCAGGACTTCCTGCTCGATGGCGTGCCGATCCACAATTACGCCATGAGTAAGGACCTGCTGCAGGAAACGGAACTGGCGGCCTGACCGGTCCACCGCAACGGTCTGGAGCATCAACCGCCCCGGACCGTTGTCGTGACCATGACTTATCGCCTCGCGCTGCCATCCAGCCTTGCCGCCCTGTCCCTGGCGCTCGCCGCCTGCTCGTCCGAGCGTTCCGCTCCGGACACCGCCACGCAGACGCAGAGTGCAGCACCCTCGTCAGCGGAGCCGGCTCCGACTGCTGAACCGACCAGCCCCTCCACACCGGCCGGTGACGCGTCTGCGAGCGCTGCGCACGTCCTCGCTCTCGAGGGGCTCGGCGATCTTCGTGTGGGCAAGCCGGTGCCCAAGGCCAGCAGCTGGGCATAGCGCGGAGCGCAAGCCAGCGATACATGCCGGACGGTGACTTCGCCCGACTACCCGGGCGTCTACGCCATTGTCGCGCGTGGCATCGTGCGCCGCGTGACGGTTGGGCAACGCTCGGACGTCGAGCTCGTCGAAGGAATTGGCGTGGGCGCGAGCGAAGCCGAGGTGAAGAGCACCTTTCCGAGCTTCCGGGAGGAGCCGCACAAGTACGAGGCTTCACCCGCCAAGTACCTAACCGCGCCCAATGCCGAGCACAGCGAGTCCGCACTTCGCTTCGAGATCGGCCATGACGGCAAGGTCAAGGCGATCCACGTCGGGATCATGCCTGAACTTGCCTACGTCGAGGGTTGTGCGTGACGATAGAGGCTTGCCGGTTGCGTGCAAACCGCAAACGCCGGTAGCTGACTCCGACAAGCTCAGCCCAAGCGGCAGGCGCGTAAACCGCTGCCGAACACAAAGCGATCCCAACGTTGTCAAGCTGGTCGACTTACACAATGACCGCCAGGGCTGAGCTTCTTGAAGCCCGCCCCGGCGCTCACGTTTTATCTCGCTTCAGATGAACTCGATTTTCTCGACCACGAAGAACTTGTCGCCCGAGGGCACCGTCACCTCGACCTCATCCTCGACCTTGCGGCCGATCAGCGCCTTGCCGAGCGGCGAGTTGTAGCTGATCCGCCCGATCTTGGCGTCCGCCTCGTAAGGGCCGACGATCTGGTACTTCACCGGCTTGTCGTCGTCGTCGAGCAGCGTCACGGTGGCGCCGAAGATGATCTTGTCGCCCGAAAGGCTCGCCGGGTCGACGATTTGCGCGCGGGTAACCCTGTCTTCCAGGTCGGCGATCGACGCCTCGACCTGGCCCTGACGCTCCTTGGCGGCATGGTACTCGGCATTTTCCGACAAATCGCCGTGCGCGCGCGCTTCTTCGATCGCGTCGACAATGCGCGGGCGTTCCTCGCGCAAGGCCTTGAGTTCAGCGGTCAGCCGTTCATAGCCTTCCGCGAGCATCGGCAACTTCTCGACACTGGCCATTTGCTTCGCTTTCATCCTTGTATTGGCGCCGCAGCCGGCGGGGTACCACACGCGCCGCGACTAGTCCCCTGTCCGCTCGCAGATGGAGCGGGTTGATCGCTAATAATGTGGGGAGGCGAGAATGGTTTCAGCTATAATAATCCTGGAGTGATCGCACTTCAAGCTGGCTGCCGCGCATCGCCGAAATCGCCTGTGCCGCGGCCCTGCTGGCAGCCGCCGTGGTGAAGTACGGCACCTTGCCCGCGAGCGCTGACTTGCGGATCTCCTGCGAGTCCTGAAGGCTCTGCCAGCCTTCGGTGGTGTTGAAGATCAGTGCGATTTCGCCATCGACGATCTTGTCGACAATGTGCGGGCGTCCTTCGGCGACCTTGTTCACCAGCTCCACCGGTAGCCCCGCGTCGGCGAGGTAGCGCTGGGTGCCCGAAGTCGCGATGATGCGGAAGCCCATGGCGACCAGCTCCTTCACGGCTGGCAAGATGACGGGCTTGTCGCCCGTCTTGACCGAAACGAACACGGTACCGCTCTCCGGAAGCTTCATGCCCGCGCCCAGCTGTGCCTTGAGGAAGGCGGTGGCGAAATCGGCATCGATGCCCATGACCTCGCCCGTCGACTTCATCTCGGGGCTGAGCACCGGGTCGACGCCGGGGAAGCGGTTGAACGGGAACACCGCTTCCTTGACCGCCATGTACGGCAGGTCGCGTTTGAACGGCGGGAAGGTGCTGAGCTTCTCGCCCGCCATGACGCGCGCGGCGATCTTGGCGACAGGCTGGCCGATCGCCTTGGCGACGAACGGCACGGTGCGGCTGGCGCGTGGGTTCACCTCGATGAGGTAGACTTGGCCGTCCTTCACCGCGAACTGGATGTTCATCAGCCCGCGCACGCCCAGGCGCATGGCGAGCAGCTCGGCCTGACGCTCCATCTCGGCGACGATCTCGGGCGAGAGGCTGTAGGGCGGCAGCGTGCAGGCGCTGTCGCCCGAGTGGATGCCGGCTTCCTCGATGTGCTGCATGACACCAGCGACGACGACCTGCTCACCATCGCACAGCGCATCGACATCGCACTCGATCGCATCGCGCAAGTACTGGTCTATCAGCACCGGACTGTCGCCGGACACCTGCACGGCCGTGGTGATGTAGTTGTCGAGCTGCTGTTCGCTGTCGACGATCTCCATCGCCCGGCCGCCGAGCACGTAGCTGGGGCGCATCAGCACCGGGTAGCCGATGCGGTTGGCCACGGCGACGGCCTCGTCGCGGCTGCGGGCAATGCCGTTCGCCGGCTGCTTGAGGCCCAGCTTGGTGACCATGGCGGCGAACCGCTCGCGATCTTCGGCCAAATCGATGGCGTCGGGGGAGGTGCCGAGGATCGGGATGCCCGCGTCCTCCAGCGCCTGCGCCAGCTTGAGCGGGGTCTGCCCGCCGAACTGCACGATGACGCCGACCAGTTCGCCCGCCTGCTGCTCGACGCGCAGGATCTCCAGCACGTCCTCGGCCGTCAGCGGCTCGAAGTAGAGGCGGTCCGAGGTGTCGTAGTCGGTCGAGACGGTCTCAGGATTGCAGTTGACCATGATCGTCTCGAACCCAGCTTCGGCGAGCGCGAAGCATGCGTGGACGCAGCAGTAGTCGAACTCGATGCCCTGGCCGATGCGGTTGGGACCGCCGCCCAGGATCACTATCTTGCGCCGGTCGGACGGCATCGCCTCGTCCTCGGGCTCGCCGAAGATCGGCGCTTCGTAGGTCGAGTACATGTAGGGCGTGATCGCCTCGAACTCGGCGGCGCAGCTGTCAATGCGCTTGAAGACCGGCAGCACGCCGAGCTTGTGGCGCAGCTTACGCACTTCGTCCTCGCTGGTCGCGCCGGCCATGGCGCGCAGCGCGTCGTGCAGCAGGCCGGAACGGCGCGCCTGGGTTTCGGCCAGACCACCCGCGACACCGACCGAGCGGACCGCCAGGTTGGCGAGGCGCTTGTCGGAGAAGCCCATCGCCTTGACGCGGCGCAGACCGGCGGCGTCGATCGGCAGGCCGTCCTTGGCGATCTTCGCTTCCTCAGCGACGATCTCCTCGATGTGGCGCAGGAACCAGCGGTCGAAGTGGGTGATCGCATGGATCTCCTCGACGCTCAGTCCTTCGCGCATGGCCTGCGCGGCGACGAGCAGCCGGTCTGGCGTCGCCTTGGCGAGCGCCGCAGTGATCACGTCCTTGCCCGCGCCTTCCAGCGCCGGCACGCGGTTGAAGCCGTCAAGTCCGGTCTCCAGGCCGCGCAAGGCCTTCTGCATCGACTCCTTGATGTTCCGGCCGATCGCCATGACTTCGCCGACGGACTTCATGGCGGTCGTGAGGAGCGGGTCGGCGCCCTTGAACTTCTCGAACGCGAACCGCGGGATCTTGGTGACGACGTAGTCGATCGTCGGCTCGAAGCTCGCCGGCGTGGCGCCGGTGATTTCGTTCATGATCTCGTCGAGCGTGTAGCCGACCGCCAGCTTGGCCGCGACGCGCGCGATCGGGAACCCGGTCGCCTTCGACGCCAGCGCCGAGGAGCGCGAGACGCGCGGGTTCATCTCGATGACGATCAGGCGACCGTCCTTCGGATTGACTGCGAACTGGACGTTCGAACCGCCTGTTTCCACGCCGATTTCGCGCAGCACCGCGATGCTGGCGTTCCGCATGATCTGGTATTCCTTGTCGGTCAGCGTCAGCGCCGGCGCGACAGTGATGGAGTCGCCCGTGTGGACGCCCATCGGATCGACGTTCTCGATCGAGCAGATGATGATGCAGTTGTCGTGCCGATCACGCACGACTTCCATCTCGTACTCTTTCCAGCCGAGCAGCGATTCCTCGATCAGCACTTCGGTGGTTGGCGAGGCATCGAGGCCCGAGCGCACGATCGCCTCAAATTCGGCCTTGTTGTAGGCGATGCCGCCGCCGGTGCCGCCCAGCGTGAAGCTGGGGCGGATGATCGCGGGCAGCCCGGTGGTCTCAAGCCCGGCGATCGCCTCTTCCAGCGTGTGCGCCACGACGGAACGCGCGGACTCAAGCCCTATCTTGTCCATCGCCTCGCGGAAGCGCTGGCGGTCCTCGGCCTTGTCGATCGCGTCCGCATTGGCGCCGATCATCTGCACGCCCAGGCGATCGAGCGTGCCGTCGTTGAACAGCGCCAGCGCGCAGTTGAGCGCGGTCTGGCCCCCCATCGTCGGCAGCAGCGCGTCCGGCCGCTCCTTCTCGATAATGCGTGTGACGATTTCGGGCGTGATCGGTTCGATGTACGTGGCATCGGCCATGTCCGGGTCGGTCATGATCGTCGCCGGGTTCGAGTTCACTAGGACGACGCGATAGCCCTCCTCGCGCAGCGCCTTGATCGCCTGCGTGCCCGAATAGTCGAACTCGCACGCCTGGCCGATGATGATGGGCCCCGCGCCGATGACGAGGATGGTCGAGATGTCGGTGCGTTTGGGCACTATGCTGCTACCTTGAGCTTGGTGGCGACTCCCTCCCCCTGAAGGGGGAGGGTCGGGGTGGGGGTTTCAGGACGTTGAAGAAGCGCATGACGCCCGTGGCGCAGAAGCTGCGGCGCGAACCGACCGAAGCGGAGAAGCGGTTGTGGTCGCACTTGCGCGCGAGCCAGCTTGGGGTTCAGTTCACGCGGCAATTCGCGATTGGGCGGCATGTGGTGGATTTCGCGTGCCGATCCTTGAAGCTTGCTGTCGAGTTGGACGGTGGACAGCACGCCGACAACGCTGCCGATGAAGTCCGCACTCAGGTCATAGAGCTGCACGGCTATCGCGTGATCCGCTTCTGGAACAACGACGTGCTGCAGAACACCGAGGGAGTCCTGACAATCCTGCTGCAGGAACTCGATCTCGCCAGGAACCGCATCTAGCTCCTCCTCCCTTGAGGGAGGAGCTTGGGAGGTGGGTGTACCCACGCTGGCGTGGACGCCAGGCCTAGCGGCCTGGCTCCCCCACCCCCAACCCCTCCCCGCCGGGGAGGGGGGAAGAAAGGTGACGCCAGCTATCATCAATCAGCCGACCAGCTCAGCGAAAGCCTTGTCCCAGTACTCCGGACCTTCCGCCTTGGCCTTCACAATGATCGGATCGTTCGCCTGCAGCTCCGCCACAACGGCGCGGAACTTGTCGGTCTGGAACTGGTGCATGGAGCCGCCGAAGTCGTTCTGCTTGGTCTCCCACACGCCCTTGGCGATCATGGCGTCGAGGAACTTGGTGCCGGCCAGCTTCGACTTGCCGCGCACCTTGGTGCCGAACTTGCGCACCGCGACCGAGAACTTGTCCTCGATGATCAGCACCAGCTCGCCGTAGGGGTACCAGCGCGTCGCGATGTTGAGGTCGTTGGCAGGGCCCGCGACGTAATAGGCGATCATGTGGTCGACCAGTTCGGACTCGCTCATGCCGGCACTCCCTCTTGCATCATTTCGACGAAGTTCTTGAACAGGTAGAAGCTGTCCTGCGGCCCCGGGCTCGCTTCTGGGTGGTACTGCACGCTGAAGGCGCGCTTGCCGCTCAGCGAGATGCCGCAGTTGGAACCATCGAACAGCGAGACGTGGGTTGCGATCACGTCTTCGGGCAGGCTGTCGTTATCGACTGCGAACCCGTGGTTCATCGAGGTGATCTCGACCACGCTGTCGGTCAGTCGCTTGACTGGGTGGTTGGCGCCGCGATGGCCCTGGAACATCTTTAGCGTCTTCGCACCCGCCGCCAGCGCGAGCAGCTGGTGCCCCAGGCAAATACCGAACACCGGGATGTCCCGCTCCAGCAGTGCGCGGATCACCGGCACGGCATAGGCGCCGGTCGCCGCCGGGTCGCCGGGACCGTTGGAGAGGAACACGCCATCGGGCTTCAGCGCCAGGATCGTTTCCAGCGTGGCTTCCGCCGGCACCACCGTCACTCGCGCACCGGCCTTCACCAGATTGCGGAAGATGTTGTCCTTGGAGCCATAGTCAATCGCCACAGCATGCGGCCGCACGTCATGCGGGGAGCGGCCGTAGCCGGTGCCCAGCGTCCAGGTGGAACCTTCCCACTGCTCCTCGATCTCGCGGCTGACGATCTTGGCGAGGTCCATGCCTTCGAGCCCCGGCCAGTCGCGCGCGCGCTGCACCAGCGCGGGGATGTCGAACTGGCCATCGGGATGGTGCGCGATCACCGCGTTGGGCGCGCCCGAGAGGCGGATACGGCGCGTCAGCGCGCGGGTATCAACGCCGGCGAGCCCAATCTTGCCCTTGCTCTGCAGCCATGCGCCCAGCTCGCCGCGCGAGCGGAAGTTGGAGGCTTGCGTCACGTCCTCGCGTACGACCATGCCGACCGCCCCGTCGACATTCGACTCGTGGTCCTCGTCGTTGATGCCGACATTGCCGATGTGCGGGAACGTAAAGGTGACGATCTGCGCGGCGTAGGAGGGATCGGTCATCACCTCCTGGTAGCCGGTCATCGAAGTGTTGAAGCACAGCTCGCCCACCGCTTCGCCGGTTGCACCGAACCCGCGGCCCCAGACGACGTGACCATCAGCGAGGACGATCACGCCGGTTGCGCCGTCTGGTTTTGGCGCGTGCGAAGGGGCGGCGTCGGCCATGAGGGGTCGCTCCGGTAGGCGGTTCTGACAATGGGTGCTAAGGGGCGGCGGCTAGTCCTGCTTGGAGCTTACGTCAAGGCAGGCGATGGATTTTGCGTGACCTTGCCCCTATCTGGCCGGCCACAACACCATCCAGAAATGCTAGGGACACGATGATCCGCGATACTCTCAAGGCCGCCCAGATCTCCGCCATGAAGTCGGGCGACAAGCCACGCCTGGCCGCGGTGCGCCTGATCCTCGCCAAGGTGAAGGACCGCGACATCGAACTGCGCACGGCCTCTGCGCAGCCGGACGACGACGCGCTGGTGATCGAAGTGTTGCAGAAGATGGTCAAGCAGCGCCGCGAATCGATCCAGCTGTTCGAGCAAGGCGGCCGCCCCGAGAAGGCCGAGGAGGAAAAGGCAGAGCTGGTGGTGATCGAGGAGTTCCTTCCGCAGCAGCTCTCCGAAGCCGAGACCAAGGCGGCGATCGAGGCGATCAAGGGTGAACTGGGTGCGGGTGGCCTGAAGGACATGGGCAAGGTCATGGCCGAACTGAAGGCGCGTCACGGCGCGGTGCTCGATATGGGCAAGGCGAGCGGGTGGGTTAAGGAAGCGCTGGCCTAAAGCCAGCGCGCGCCGCCCGCAGGCCGGCGCTCATTGAACTCCCCTCCCGCCGGCGGAGGGGCTGGGGGAGGGCTTGTTGGACTACAAGGATAAAGCCTACTCCCGCCCGACCGCCCGCTCACGCGAGCTGCGCCGAGATGCCACGGAAGCCGAGCGTAAGCTGTGGCGTGCGATCAGCGCTCGCAAGCTCGCAGGCTTCAGATTCAACCGGCAATTTCCGGTCGGGCAGTACATCTGCGACTTCGCCTCGCGCGAACGCCGGCTCGTCATCGAGATCGATGGCGGACAACA contains:
- a CDS encoding GNAT family N-acetyltransferase, whose amino-acid sequence is MIRTFRPGDEHALRDIHLASITKVGPLAYNPAQVAAWATKTREASEWLEWHDYGDRITIAFAENGAPAAFTLLEADGHLDMLYCHPDHVRQGHALRLVEEASAFGRSQGLSTITTDASELARPVFLAAGYQVDERQDFLLDGVPIHNYAMSKDLLQETELAA
- a CDS encoding endonuclease domain-containing protein, which produces MTPVAQKLRREPTEAEKRLWSHLRASQLGVQFTRQFAIGRHVVDFACRSLKLAVELDGGQHADNAADEVRTQVIELHGYRVIRFWNNDVLQNTEGVLTILLQELDLARNRI
- a CDS encoding GatB/YqeY domain-containing protein, with the protein product MIRDTLKAAQISAMKSGDKPRLAAVRLILAKVKDRDIELRTASAQPDDDALVIEVLQKMVKQRRESIQLFEQGGRPEKAEEEKAELVVIEEFLPQQLSEAETKAAIEAIKGELGAGGLKDMGKVMAELKARHGAVLDMGKASGWVKEALA
- the carB gene encoding carbamoyl-phosphate synthase large subunit, yielding MPKRTDISTILVIGAGPIIIGQACEFDYSGTQAIKALREEGYRVVLVNSNPATIMTDPDMADATYIEPITPEIVTRIIEKERPDALLPTMGGQTALNCALALFNDGTLDRLGVQMIGANADAIDKAEDRQRFREAMDKIGLESARSVVAHTLEEAIAGLETTGLPAIIRPSFTLGGTGGGIAYNKAEFEAIVRSGLDASPTTEVLIEESLLGWKEYEMEVVRDRHDNCIIICSIENVDPMGVHTGDSITVAPALTLTDKEYQIMRNASIAVLREIGVETGGSNVQFAVNPKDGRLIVIEMNPRVSRSSALASKATGFPIARVAAKLAVGYTLDEIMNEITGATPASFEPTIDYVVTKIPRFAFEKFKGADPLLTTAMKSVGEVMAIGRNIKESMQKALRGLETGLDGFNRVPALEGAGKDVITAALAKATPDRLLVAAQAMREGLSVEEIHAITHFDRWFLRHIEEIVAEEAKIAKDGLPIDAAGLRRVKAMGFSDKRLANLAVRSVGVAGGLAETQARRSGLLHDALRAMAGATSEDEVRKLRHKLGVLPVFKRIDSCAAEFEAITPYMYSTYEAPIFGEPEDEAMPSDRRKIVILGGGPNRIGQGIEFDYCCVHACFALAEAGFETIMVNCNPETVSTDYDTSDRLYFEPLTAEDVLEILRVEQQAGELVGVIVQFGGQTPLKLAQALEDAGIPILGTSPDAIDLAEDRERFAAMVTKLGLKQPANGIARSRDEAVAVANRIGYPVLMRPSYVLGGRAMEIVDSEQQLDNYITTAVQVSGDSPVLIDQYLRDAIECDVDALCDGEQVVVAGVMQHIEEAGIHSGDSACTLPPYSLSPEIVAEMERQAELLAMRLGVRGLMNIQFAVKDGQVYLIEVNPRASRTVPFVAKAIGQPVAKIAARVMAGEKLSTFPPFKRDLPYMAVKEAVFPFNRFPGVDPVLSPEMKSTGEVMGIDADFATAFLKAQLGAGMKLPESGTVFVSVKTGDKPVILPAVKELVAMGFRIIATSGTQRYLADAGLPVELVNKVAEGRPHIVDKIVDGEIALIFNTTEGWQSLQDSQEIRKSALAGKVPYFTTAAASRAAAQAISAMRGSQLEVRSLQDYYS
- a CDS encoding DUF4170 domain-containing protein yields the protein MQKLHLVMGGRVKDPRTLEYTDLSSLDIVGVFPDYASAEDAWRASAQRTVDDAEMKYVIVHLHRLLQPDLPTDTTAR
- the greA gene encoding transcription elongation factor GreA, giving the protein MASVEKLPMLAEGYERLTAELKALREERPRIVDAIEEARAHGDLSENAEYHAAKERQGQVEASIADLEDRVTRAQIVDPASLSGDKIIFGATVTLLDDDDKPVKYQIVGPYEADAKIGRISYNSPLGKALIGRKVEDEVEVTVPSGDKFFVVEKIEFI
- the carA gene encoding glutamine-hydrolyzing carbamoyl-phosphate synthase small subunit — protein: MADAAPSHAPKPDGATGVIVLADGHVVWGRGFGATGEAVGELCFNTSMTGYQEVMTDPSYAAQIVTFTFPHIGNVGINDEDHESNVDGAVGMVVREDVTQASNFRSRGELGAWLQSKGKIGLAGVDTRALTRRIRLSGAPNAVIAHHPDGQFDIPALVQRARDWPGLEGMDLAKIVSREIEEQWEGSTWTLGTGYGRSPHDVRPHAVAIDYGSKDNIFRNLVKAGARVTVVPAEATLETILALKPDGVFLSNGPGDPAATGAYAVPVIRALLERDIPVFGICLGHQLLALAAGAKTLKMFQGHRGANHPVKRLTDSVVEITSMNHGFAVDNDSLPEDVIATHVSLFDGSNCGISLSGKRAFSVQYHPEASPGPQDSFYLFKNFVEMMQEGVPA